From a region of the Paenibacillus sp. FSL R10-2734 genome:
- a CDS encoding response regulator: MNIMIVDDEYGIRTHLVAMLRGMDGLCVMEAVNGEDALQQMERTLPNIVLTDIRMPVMDGMELIRQCRMRYPDLWFIVLSNFAEFELAQKALEYGARKYLLKATITKASVVEEINRAILFLDKTVEKEAKFEPNERLMVQNSLFYERLNGHIHNAELLRRAERLAVSVFLEAFDTPSKFAIMEIERFVDWTGNKYRGRADLAVYALINVVREIIKQWNKGNELFHLGDNRFVVLDLGESDDDRHALKIENISAITKQYLGLEASFLINCDFSDMDDFFQKVLESRQQLVHFFYEKNACIVNTKHVPAPVADLDLYSFFQSVEGSGNERLQVAALPGVIEAYFELLRHLCRPSVSVKGDLKTLIQFIEKSGFAVPASLKSDIDQLLAFRLTDYKVVFTEWLGELDWNSRHRKEISKALTFIHDRYATKVSLEDVCAHVNLSRSHLSKLFKEQQGITVMEYMESYRLKQARLLLRTTKHPISEIIDLVGISDVFYFSKLYKKHFGINPSKDRQPAFMTEQ, translated from the coding sequence ATGAATATTATGATCGTGGACGATGAATACGGCATTCGCACTCACCTGGTGGCCATGCTTCGCGGCATGGATGGTCTATGCGTCATGGAGGCAGTGAACGGTGAGGATGCGCTGCAGCAAATGGAACGGACACTCCCGAATATCGTGCTGACTGACATTCGGATGCCAGTCATGGATGGAATGGAATTGATTCGACAGTGTCGGATGAGGTATCCTGACTTATGGTTCATCGTTCTGAGCAACTTCGCCGAATTTGAGCTGGCGCAGAAGGCGTTGGAGTATGGGGCACGAAAATATCTTTTGAAAGCAACGATTACTAAAGCTAGCGTGGTTGAGGAAATCAATAGAGCGATTCTTTTTCTGGATAAAACTGTGGAAAAAGAAGCTAAGTTCGAACCCAACGAAAGATTGATGGTGCAGAATTCTTTGTTCTACGAACGACTAAATGGGCATATCCACAATGCAGAGCTTCTTCGGAGAGCCGAGCGTTTGGCTGTTTCCGTGTTCCTGGAGGCATTCGATACTCCTTCGAAATTTGCAATAATGGAAATTGAAAGATTCGTAGATTGGACAGGAAACAAATATAGGGGCCGGGCCGATCTAGCCGTTTATGCTCTGATTAATGTAGTGCGTGAAATCATTAAGCAATGGAATAAGGGAAATGAGTTATTTCATTTGGGGGATAATCGCTTTGTTGTCCTTGATCTAGGAGAATCTGACGATGACCGTCACGCCTTGAAGATTGAGAATATTTCGGCCATCACTAAGCAGTATCTGGGGCTTGAGGCCTCCTTCTTGATTAACTGCGACTTTAGCGATATGGACGATTTTTTTCAGAAGGTGTTAGAATCCCGTCAGCAATTGGTTCATTTCTTCTATGAGAAAAATGCTTGTATCGTTAATACTAAGCATGTGCCAGCGCCGGTTGCAGACTTGGATTTGTATTCTTTCTTTCAATCCGTGGAGGGAAGTGGCAATGAAAGGCTTCAGGTTGCGGCTTTACCTGGCGTGATCGAGGCCTATTTCGAGCTGCTCCGCCATTTATGCCGTCCATCTGTATCGGTCAAGGGAGACTTAAAGACGCTGATTCAGTTTATTGAGAAAAGCGGGTTTGCCGTCCCTGCGTCATTGAAGTCGGATATCGACCAGCTTCTTGCTTTCCGGCTCACGGATTATAAGGTTGTCTTTACAGAGTGGCTTGGAGAGCTGGATTGGAATAGTAGACATCGTAAAGAGATTTCTAAGGCTTTAACTTTCATTCATGACCGTTATGCCACCAAGGTATCTCTAGAGGATGTTTGTGCTCATGTGAATCTAAGCCGATCGCATCTGTCTAAGCTTTTTAAGGAACAACAGGGTATAACTGTCATGGAGTATATGGAGTCCTATAGGCTGAAGCAGGCAAGGTTACTTCTTCGGACTACCAAACATCCGATTTCGGAAATCATTGATCTAGTGGGGATCTCAGATGTTTTTTATTTTAGCAAATTGTACAAAAAACACTTTGGAATCAATCCGAGTAAAGACAGGCAGCCAGCTTTTATGACCGAACAATGA
- a CDS encoding NAD(P)H-binding protein yields MGKLLLTGVDGNLGKQAAEYLLKLVDKDQIIFCAYDPACLKEYAEQGIETHVTNFNKKDGLAEAFAHADKLALISMPFVGEKRQNAHKNVVDAAKEAGVKQIIYTSLVNAADETNPSVEKIDHVYTEHYVQSVGLDYIFLRNSQYAEAMITNYFTYVKGDGVLTNNQGDGKMAYISRKDCAKAVAHALASNSYHEAILDINGLELMTITDFIKIGNEVTGNQITYKENTDEENYTVFEAMGVPRTTDGVFKEDSEAPFSSEGMVTFGQAIREGKMDIFTDDFKKLTGQDPMTVKYMFEHADEFQVGERHSKDN; encoded by the coding sequence ATGGGTAAATTATTATTGACTGGTGTCGATGGAAATCTAGGGAAGCAAGCTGCGGAATATTTATTGAAGCTGGTGGATAAAGACCAAATCATTTTTTGCGCCTACGATCCTGCATGTTTGAAAGAATATGCGGAACAAGGAATTGAAACGCATGTAACCAACTTTAATAAAAAGGACGGCCTTGCCGAAGCTTTTGCTCATGCCGATAAACTTGCTCTAATCTCCATGCCTTTTGTTGGGGAGAAACGCCAAAACGCACATAAAAATGTGGTAGATGCTGCCAAAGAAGCTGGAGTCAAACAGATCATTTATACTTCACTGGTAAACGCGGCCGATGAAACCAATCCAAGCGTTGAAAAAATTGACCATGTATATACCGAACATTATGTTCAAAGCGTTGGGTTAGATTATATTTTCCTTCGTAATTCCCAATATGCGGAAGCCATGATTACCAATTACTTCACGTATGTGAAAGGTGACGGGGTATTAACAAACAATCAAGGTGACGGCAAAATGGCCTATATCTCACGGAAGGATTGTGCAAAAGCCGTTGCTCATGCCCTAGCCTCCAACTCTTATCATGAAGCGATTCTAGATATCAATGGGCTAGAATTGATGACGATTACCGACTTCATTAAGATCGGTAATGAAGTCACGGGTAATCAGATTACCTACAAAGAAAACACGGATGAAGAGAATTATACCGTATTCGAAGCAATGGGCGTGCCTAGAACCACCGATGGTGTATTTAAAGAAGATTCCGAGGCACCCTTCTCTTCTGAAGGTATGGTTACTTTCGGACAAGCTATTCGTGAAGGGAAAATGGATATTTTTACGGACGACTTTAAAAAATTGACGGGACAAGACCCTATGACCGTGAAATATATGTTTGAACACGCCGATGAATTCCAGGTTGGCGAAAGACACTCTAAAGACAATTAA
- a CDS encoding 5-methyltetrahydropteroyltriglutamate--homocysteine S-methyltransferase produces the protein MSTQTELKKRTVTPFRYDIVGSFLRPQALKEARLKFKNGEITAEQLKEVENDEIVKLVQKQKEVGLQAVTDGEFRRSWWHLDFFWGFDGVERTIIDQGYQFNGAQSRPETARLTGKISYSSHPFVSHYEFLKGAAGDDVVARQSIPAATQFLFELDRAENQESTKAIYPNREELISDIAKAYKASILAFYAAGCRSIQIDDCTWGALCDEQFIAFMNQVGVDVAEYANELAKLNEEVVSGLPEDLVVTTHVCRGNYVSTYAGVGGGYEPIAQTLLNINNYSGYYLEFDTERAGDFKPLRFLKDNQQVVLGLFSSKFGELESKEDILKRIEEAKQYVDLNRICLSPQCGFASTEEGNHLTEEQQWRKLAYIKEIAEEIWN, from the coding sequence ATGAGCACTCAAACCGAACTTAAAAAGCGAACCGTTACTCCATTTCGATATGATATTGTTGGAAGCTTCCTGCGCCCTCAAGCGTTGAAAGAGGCTAGATTAAAATTCAAAAACGGCGAAATTACCGCCGAGCAGCTGAAGGAAGTGGAGAACGACGAAATCGTTAAGCTCGTGCAGAAACAAAAAGAGGTTGGCCTTCAAGCTGTAACTGACGGCGAATTCCGCCGCTCTTGGTGGCATCTCGACTTCTTCTGGGGCTTTGATGGTGTAGAGCGGACCATTATTGATCAAGGCTATCAATTTAACGGTGCACAGTCCAGACCAGAAACAGCCCGACTGACCGGAAAAATAAGTTATAGCAGCCATCCATTTGTATCGCATTATGAATTTTTAAAAGGCGCTGCAGGTGATGACGTTGTTGCGCGTCAATCGATTCCTGCGGCTACGCAGTTCCTGTTTGAGCTGGACCGGGCAGAAAATCAGGAAAGCACTAAGGCAATATACCCGAATCGGGAAGAGCTTATTTCGGATATTGCTAAAGCGTACAAAGCATCGATCCTTGCCTTTTATGCAGCGGGTTGCCGCAGCATTCAAATCGACGATTGCACGTGGGGAGCACTGTGCGACGAACAGTTTATAGCATTTATGAATCAGGTTGGCGTGGATGTAGCTGAATATGCGAACGAGCTTGCGAAATTGAACGAGGAAGTGGTATCCGGTCTGCCGGAAGATCTCGTTGTAACGACACATGTATGCCGAGGCAATTATGTTTCTACTTATGCTGGAGTGGGTGGAGGCTATGAACCTATCGCGCAAACGCTTCTGAACATCAATAATTACTCCGGTTACTATCTGGAGTTTGATACTGAACGTGCCGGCGATTTCAAACCATTACGCTTCCTAAAAGATAATCAGCAGGTCGTGCTTGGCCTGTTCTCATCCAAATTTGGTGAGCTGGAGAGCAAGGAAGATATTCTGAAACGTATTGAGGAAGCGAAGCAATATGTCGATCTAAACCGGATTTGCTTGAGCCCGCAATGCGGCTTCGCTTCCACGGAAGAAGGCAATCACCTGACAGAGGAGCAGCAATGGCGTAAGCTTGCTTATATTAAAGAGATTGCTGAAGAGATCTGGAATTAA
- a CDS encoding histidine kinase, protein MRWGRKWYQGARSVQRRIIILLVAIFIPLIIILFAAYHYFERTMVNKVAEINRIKVEQTASRVKDLFQRAFMSTNNFIYDKAFIQALQEQDPLSIQKNSTYLEAIERLQYTFFLNEKYAVVIQDNFGNMFESNPSRFGLQKGELQAGILNTVQWNGYDFFNSYQWGLLKHQEGSEPLIVLSRWIFSPVTASKKGIVSVVTPLENLKAILGNDTGSYAIWDNSNNLIFATRPEQPRKDGATADSEILLLPTPWTMVQTDSTAVIQKELRYFQLTVIATILIILVIFITTSTFVLKTISQVLHQIRLLSKRLINPSLNLSNAVHSDYHLAELSELLQQLTHNLQISRNNLEWAATEKRNLEMKILQEQMNPHFLLNSLNTIRFLAEQSSQDKIGSLVLSLSYLLQQQLYRNERYWTLGEEKEYLLKYVEIQRARFGENIVVTVDFSKELTPLPILRMLLQPLVENSFEHGFSGRIKGWILIQAESWGDGVRITVSDDGVGVSSMVPSASTSRNSIGLNNVRERLRLHYGERSVLEITSGQPNGAIISLTIPELKGETII, encoded by the coding sequence ATGAGATGGGGAAGAAAGTGGTATCAAGGAGCGAGATCCGTACAGCGGAGAATTATCATTTTACTTGTCGCCATTTTCATTCCATTGATCATCATTCTATTTGCTGCCTATCATTATTTCGAACGTACAATGGTGAATAAAGTAGCGGAGATTAATCGAATTAAAGTAGAGCAGACTGCCTCCCGGGTAAAGGACCTGTTTCAACGGGCTTTCATGTCGACCAATAACTTTATCTACGACAAAGCATTTATCCAAGCGCTACAAGAGCAGGATCCGCTGAGCATCCAGAAAAACTCGACCTATCTTGAGGCCATTGAACGGCTTCAATACACCTTCTTCTTAAACGAAAAGTATGCGGTCGTCATACAAGACAACTTCGGGAATATGTTTGAGTCTAATCCATCTAGATTTGGTTTACAAAAAGGAGAACTGCAAGCGGGAATCCTCAATACGGTTCAGTGGAACGGGTACGATTTTTTCAATAGCTACCAATGGGGATTGCTTAAGCACCAAGAGGGAAGTGAGCCTCTGATCGTACTTAGTCGGTGGATATTTAGTCCGGTTACTGCGAGCAAAAAAGGGATCGTTTCTGTAGTTACTCCTTTAGAGAATTTGAAAGCAATATTGGGTAACGATACGGGGTCATATGCCATTTGGGACAACAGTAATAATCTGATCTTCGCCACTCGACCGGAGCAACCAAGGAAAGACGGAGCTACTGCAGATTCGGAGATCCTATTGCTGCCTACTCCATGGACGATGGTCCAGACGGACTCCACGGCCGTTATTCAGAAAGAATTACGCTATTTTCAACTTACGGTCATAGCAACGATTCTAATTATATTAGTCATTTTCATCACGACATCGACCTTCGTACTGAAGACGATCAGCCAGGTGCTTCATCAAATACGGTTATTATCCAAACGTTTGATTAATCCTTCGCTTAATCTATCCAACGCTGTGCACTCTGATTATCATTTAGCTGAATTATCAGAGTTACTGCAACAGTTAACTCATAACCTCCAGATCTCCCGCAACAATTTGGAATGGGCTGCTACAGAGAAGAGGAATCTGGAAATGAAAATACTGCAGGAGCAAATGAATCCTCACTTTCTGTTGAACTCATTGAATACGATCCGTTTTCTCGCAGAACAATCCTCTCAGGATAAGATAGGCTCACTCGTGCTGTCGCTATCCTATCTTTTACAGCAACAATTATATCGCAACGAACGATATTGGACCTTGGGAGAAGAGAAGGAATATCTTCTGAAATATGTGGAGATCCAACGGGCTAGATTCGGCGAAAACATTGTTGTGACGGTAGACTTCTCTAAGGAGTTGACTCCCTTGCCAATTTTAAGAATGTTATTACAGCCTCTTGTGGAGAATAGCTTTGAACATGGCTTCAGTGGGAGAATAAAGGGCTGGATTCTCATTCAAGCCGAAAGTTGGGGTGACGGTGTCCGAATCACCGTTTCTGATGATGGTGTCGGTGTTAGTTCTATGGTTCCGTCCGCATCAACTTCACGTAATTCTATTGGGCTGAATAATGTTCGTGAGCGATTGCGTTTGCATTATGGAGAACGATCAGTATTAGAGATAACCAGCGGGCAGCCAAATGGAGCCATTATCTCCTTAACGATTCCGGAGTTGAAGGGTGAAACTATTATATGA
- a CDS encoding extracellular solute-binding protein yields MIKKTVLILTAFVLLFALSACGSKGTNSGSDKEVTLKFLNISEYMDSTEFKAFLERFQTKYPNIKVDPISVPHEQYINKRNIMLASGEQVDLIWGNGVEQFDAINKGFLMPLDDVAKEVDVDMAKDFGDFKPDKDGKYYRFPIQQNNWMLYYNKKVFDDAKVPYPDAKVPMTWDEMAVVAQKLTNLSGKEKVYGMFYNNWGMYFYGYGSQLNNGKFYTEDGNVNINAPEFKRSLEWMNDVMNVKKAAIPIAEFIQNNTDFLSYWNGNYGMVVGAQWYAQLAATKKDQFPRDWKAGIAPMPVPTEMAGKHMNWSSIDSLGIPKNSKNAKEALILAKEYITDYTLSTGTLPMYTKVNKDKYFEDLANALKDDDITLEQVTHLFGGDPNVINVEEKPILGAPQEYESTFLDLVSQYYTGSKTVDQVLNEVKEKVDIAIKEQKNN; encoded by the coding sequence ATGATTAAAAAGACTGTATTGATTTTAACAGCATTTGTTTTATTATTCGCACTCTCTGCATGTGGCAGTAAAGGAACCAATAGTGGTTCGGACAAGGAAGTAACGCTTAAGTTCTTAAATATTTCGGAGTATATGGATTCCACGGAATTCAAGGCGTTCTTAGAACGTTTCCAAACGAAATATCCGAACATCAAGGTCGATCCAATTTCTGTACCTCATGAGCAATACATTAACAAGCGCAATATTATGCTGGCTAGTGGTGAACAAGTCGATCTGATCTGGGGCAATGGTGTAGAACAATTCGATGCTATTAATAAAGGCTTCCTAATGCCGCTTGACGATGTCGCCAAAGAAGTTGATGTCGATATGGCTAAAGATTTCGGTGACTTTAAGCCGGATAAAGACGGTAAATATTATCGTTTCCCGATTCAACAAAACAACTGGATGCTGTATTACAACAAAAAAGTATTCGATGATGCCAAAGTGCCTTACCCAGATGCAAAGGTGCCGATGACATGGGATGAGATGGCTGTTGTAGCACAGAAGCTTACGAACCTGAGCGGCAAGGAAAAGGTATATGGCATGTTCTATAACAACTGGGGAATGTATTTCTATGGTTACGGCAGCCAGTTGAATAACGGAAAGTTCTATACAGAGGATGGCAATGTCAATATCAATGCCCCGGAATTTAAACGTAGCTTGGAATGGATGAATGATGTCATGAACGTCAAGAAGGCAGCCATACCGATTGCGGAGTTTATCCAGAATAATACGGATTTCCTTTCCTATTGGAACGGGAATTACGGAATGGTTGTAGGAGCACAGTGGTATGCCCAACTTGCGGCGACGAAGAAGGATCAATTCCCACGTGACTGGAAAGCGGGTATCGCCCCAATGCCGGTTCCAACGGAAATGGCTGGTAAGCACATGAACTGGTCCAGTATCGATTCTTTAGGTATACCGAAGAACTCGAAGAATGCAAAAGAAGCGCTTATTCTTGCGAAAGAATATATTACAGATTACACATTGAGTACGGGTACGCTTCCAATGTATACTAAGGTAAATAAAGACAAGTATTTTGAAGACTTAGCCAATGCTTTGAAGGATGACGATATTACACTTGAGCAAGTGACCCACTTGTTCGGCGGTGATCCTAATGTGATCAACGTAGAAGAAAAGCCAATATTGGGTGCACCGCAAGAATACGAATCAACATTTCTCGATCTCGTCAGCCAATACTATACCGGCTCGAAGACGGTTGATCAGGTGTTGAATGAAGTGAAAGAGAAGGTAGATATAGCGATCAAAGAACAAAAAAATAATTAG
- a CDS encoding LysR family transcriptional regulator, whose amino-acid sequence MNIRKIKYFIDLVECRNFTETAKKNYVSQTTISQQIAALEEEFNIQLIDRKQIPIEPTKAGWLFYGEALILWKQYNHMKISMDNFQKYNTQFLSIEYAAMTDIQSLLKLIPSFQDHHPNIKLELNKVLLKDIAEYLQKGIYDVAIAFDSEFQGKEDIVTYPLYKGRYCAAVSHHHPLFHHESITKEELYEHPLVMLNPTVIGNSYHLMIQHAIEDGYQPNILRTADDVETELFYIITENLIGFFPDNYQLAYLQDEVRLIPLEDSHHTFAIEAGYLKNNTNSALPSFLQQIQIGFSNRP is encoded by the coding sequence ATGAACATAAGAAAGATTAAATATTTTATTGATCTCGTTGAATGCAGAAATTTTACCGAAACAGCCAAAAAGAACTACGTATCGCAGACTACGATTAGCCAACAAATTGCCGCGCTTGAAGAGGAATTCAACATTCAATTAATTGATAGAAAGCAGATTCCCATCGAGCCAACTAAAGCCGGATGGCTATTTTATGGCGAAGCCCTCATTCTCTGGAAGCAATACAATCATATGAAGATAAGTATGGATAATTTTCAAAAGTATAACACGCAATTTTTGAGTATCGAATATGCGGCGATGACAGATATCCAAAGTTTATTGAAATTGATACCCTCGTTTCAGGATCATCATCCGAATATTAAGCTTGAACTGAATAAAGTATTGCTAAAAGATATCGCAGAATACTTGCAAAAAGGGATTTATGACGTGGCGATTGCCTTTGACTCCGAGTTTCAGGGAAAAGAGGACATTGTAACCTATCCCTTATATAAGGGGCGTTATTGTGCGGCTGTGAGTCATCACCATCCTCTTTTCCATCATGAATCGATCACCAAAGAGGAATTATACGAACATCCGCTTGTCATGCTGAATCCAACGGTTATTGGAAACTCCTATCATCTAATGATCCAGCACGCAATTGAAGACGGCTATCAGCCGAACATCCTTCGAACCGCAGACGATGTGGAAACAGAGTTGTTTTATATTATAACAGAGAACCTAATCGGTTTTTTCCCGGATAACTATCAACTCGCCTATCTTCAAGATGAAGTTCGTCTAATCCCATTAGAAGATTCACATCACACCTTTGCAATCGAAGCAGGTTATCTCAAAAATAATACAAACTCAGCCTTGCCCTCCTTCCTTCAGCAAATCCAAATTGGATTTAGCAATCGACCATAA